Part of the Loxodonta africana isolate mLoxAfr1 chromosome 15, mLoxAfr1.hap2, whole genome shotgun sequence genome is shown below.
agaaacacagcccttCCCTGatgccttgattttagcccagaaATACCCATGCCAGACTGCTGACCTCCAAAACTGCAAGACAATAAGCTGTTAAGTTCTGGAGAATTTGTTACGGCAGcgacaggaaactaatacaccatcCCAAGATTTTCAGATGACCTGTGACATTCCTAATAAACATTTTCAGGACATTTGCTAAGCAACCAATTTGTGATGATTTTTTAATGCATGTTATTCCCCATCCTATTCCCACTCCAATACAGTAAAATCAACCAAAAATGTTTAGCTTttattgaaattattttatttttctagccaAGAACCATCATGTTTCAAGACTcaacattttcttcatttctatcATCAGTCTTAGTAACTGGCTCTTTTCGTTATCAttgataataaataaatacatatttcttAATGAGCAAATGTTTTTAACATTTCATGAAAGCTAGGTTGGCTCCACTCACTAAGTGAATCGATTCTGTTCACGTCCTTGCAAGGCAAGTGAGGATGGTTGAACGTCAGGAGATGTGCATGTTGTTACACACATTGGCCACCAGGGGCACTCGTTGAAACTGCAAACGTTAAACTTACAGACGCTAGAGGGCGACTACAGCCCAGTTTTTTTTACTTCCCCTttgcagagagaaaaagaaaaatctttgatCTGGGAGTTACTCCTTCAAAGTTCtcatctaaaacaaacaaacattattTTAGGCTTTTctaagtatggagccctggtgatgcagtggttaagagctccgctgctaaccaaaaggctggcagatcgaatccaccagccactccttggaaaccgtatggggtagttctactctgagttcgactcatatagggtcactatgagtcggaatcgactcaaggcaacgggtttggtttttaagtataaagcaaagatgaaaacaaaaactaaatatCAATATATTTGAGTCCATAAAATTTGAACattttgtatatataaaaaatattaattcaaTCCCACTAAAGTAGGAAAAACGTATTTGTAATATATAAAGTAAGGGCTAAAATccttaatatataaagaactctttgaACTCAATAAGAAAAAATCAAGCACTAcagtggaaaaatgaagaaaggattTGTACAATTCATacagaagaaatacaaacagccAATATGCAAACTTCAACCTTACTAAGAAGCAAAGACATGCACATAAAATGAGACTATTTTTCACCTACCATATTGACAAGGATTTTCTAAAACAATAATTTCCAAAGCTGGCAGGGCTGGGAGCCACTGTTTGGCTAATTTGGTAACTTAAattagtgtgtgtgtgagaaagagagagagagagcactttTTGGTCCCTAGGAATTTTGCCTCTAGGAATATCCTAAGGAAACAAtcagagaaagacaaaaaaaaaaaaaaaaaggcccaagaATAATCTTCCCATTATATAACATTATTTATAAAGCCTTATTTATAAAACTAGAATATTGGAAACGACCCAAAGAGCCAACACTACGCGTCAATAAATCTAGTACATCCACATGATATAATACCTGCAGCCAAAAGTGATATTTGAAGGATTTTAGTAAGTTTTCTTGTTTATTAACAGAATAATGTTCACGATAATCAAGATTTTTAGTATTACTAAATGCTTCCAACTTTGTTTTAAACGTCTGTATATACTGGTGTGGAAAATAAACTGAGTTGCACCTTCAGCGGTACCAGATGTTATAAAATTGTTCTTCAAAGCGTTTGTACCACACCGACCTGCTAGAACGGGGTATGAGGGTTCCCGGTGCTCCCCATCCCCCCAGCATTTGCCGTTACCAGACTTCAATCCGGTGGGAAGAGTCTCATTTATCTGATTGCATTTCCCTGATCCGGTTGTCTTTGCAGACTGCTGATTGGCTGTGCTAGGTTCGCCTTCTTTCTGCTGACTGCTTTTATCTTTTGATCATTTTCCACTGGGTTGttggtcttttcctctttttggggGATGGGGGGAGGAATCCTCAATATACAATACACAGTCTGGATCCTAGTCTTTGGTTAATtacatgcaaaaaaagaaaagaatcaggcaacataaaatattaattaatgGGGCATAATCAcagttggttttgttttctttgttcgtttcggaaaccctggtggcatagtgcttaagtgctacggctactaaccaaagggttggcagttcaaatctgccagaccctccttggaaactctatagggcagttctgttctgtcctatagggtcgttatcagttggaattgactggatgacactgggttttgtttttggttttgtcccttCCAGTAATTTTTAAGTGTTCTGCAAGGAACATGTATTGATTTAGTTGTCAGAATtaaatgctcttttaagaattccTTGGGGTTCTAAAGCTTAGGCAAATCTGATCCCACAGGTAGCTGCTATATAGGGCTCCTTTTAAATGGTCCTAGAAGGATTCCTGGGCCCCAGGGGACTTCTGCAAGGATTTATGAGAAGTgcaaagccctggtgatgcagtggttaagagctacggctgctaaccaagaggccagcagtctgaatccaccagccactccttagaaaccctgtgaggcagttctactctgtcctacagggctgctaaggggtcggaatcaactcgaaggcaacaggtctgttttttttttttttggtttatgagaaCCACAAGCGCATTTTCCAGAATTCCGGCTCCTTGGACCGAACCTCACAAAAGGTGGCTGGGATGATGGAGATGATCAGGGATCATTTACAATTCTCCACTTTTTagggtccagtccagttgagggCTGAGAGGAGTGGCCCCAAGTTTCGGCTCAGATGTGTGCAGCAGCAGAGAGGTCCAGGAGCATTGCGGCCTCCCAGCTGGCCTCTGGGTCCAGTTCTGCAACAGGCAATGAATGCACAGGGGAGTCAAAGCCATCAGCAACTCCCCTCCAGATTCAACCCAAACTCGGTGGATTTCCCCAAGGCTGGCAGAGGAGTGAGGAAGCCTCAAGCCTGTTTCCAGCTTCTGGCTCCTTTGTGTTGCAGTTCAGTTtagttctgttttctttatttcagtcCCGTTTACTCAGCTCTGCCAGGTTACACAGGCTCTCTTCCAATGTTCCTTTGGGAGGTTttgctgtgattaaaaaaaaaaaaaacccaaaccaaacccagtgccgttgagtcgattcagaatcatagcgaccctataggacagagtagaactgcaccatagagtttccaaggagagcctggtggattcaaactgccaacctcttggttagcagccgaagcacttaatcactaggccaccagagtttcctgtaaCTGTGAtagagaaaaaatgaaagaagaagaaaatgggagctACAGGGTTTCTCTATCTTTGCTCCCTTTTGCTTCTCTGTAGAGACTCAAAACATACTCAATTATTTAATGCCAGATTATCTGTAAATTAATTATCTACTTTGAAAATTATCAACAATTATCTGTACTGGGCTGAGCCAGGATTATAAAACAGGCAATGTCTATTTAATAACTTGCTTGAATAGTGCTTTCAGAATTTGAATGGGCTTTTGAGTAAGTTAAAGGAACCGAAATAAAAGGCAGTGGGGTCTCGGTGGTAgctttctcaccttccatgcaggagcccGGGGcttgattcccagtcaatgcatcTCCTAGGCAGCACTATCCATCTGTCCGTGGAgtcttgagtgttgctatgaggctgaacagatttcagtggaacttctagattgagacagactaggaagaaaggcctggcaacctactttgaAAATCATCTGAtgaaaacctgtggatcacaatggtctgatcttcagccgatcgtggggatggcacagaactgtcagtgtttcgttccattctgtatggggtcaccatgagctgtaGGCTGACTTTACAGCCGCTAACAGCAACACAAAAATAACCCTCTGAGAAAGGTCAAGCAGGTGTCACCTCCCCCACTGTAGATACAGGAAAAGAGCTGTAGTGATTTGCCTGAGGTCTCCCAGCTAACAAATCATGTAACTGAGGCTGGAGCCCAGACTTTCGGCTGCTGAGTCTAGGCATTTCCTTCCATCATTGCATGGGTCAGAGGACCCACAGATATTTTTTAATCCTCAAATTCCAAGATTCAGTGATTTCTTTGGTCATTTCCTGCAGCCAGAATCGATGTCCTCGTTCACCACCCAGCTGTACAAAGACCCTTCTTCAGGGCCACCTTCATTCTGACCCTGCCCAGTCCCTGAACTCCGACACACCCACTCCTGGTCTTAGTGGAAAACACACCTGTTTGTTGTTTCATGTTCAGAGACTTTCTAGatcagtgctgtccaatagaaatgtGAGTCAcagatgtaatttaaaattttttcttagccatattaaaaaaaggtaaaaagaaaaatgtgagattaatttttagaatattttatttaacccagtgtATCTAAGATGATTTCAATCTGTAATCAATACAAAAATTGAGATATTTTACAGTCTTCTTTTTCATACCAAATCTTCAAAATGGGTGTCTTTTAGGCTTCCAGCACATCTCAGTTCAAACTAGCAACATTTGCGATGCTCAGCAGCCACAGGTATCTAGTGGCTACAGCTCCAGACGAGGCCTGTGAACAGGGGCCTTTGATGCCCTGAGGCAAAGGAGTGGCTAACGCAGGTTTTTCCTATCTATGGAGGAAATACTTTGGGGGATTTCAAGTTGCACTATACCAGATCATGTCAGCCATAGGCTCCTCTGAAGTCCTATGTAGTGCTTAAGTCTGGGGCCTCAATTTGGACCCCTGCTCTGCCCTTAACTGGCCAGTTGGCCTTGAGCAACTAACTTAACCTTCTGGGCCTCCActagagaagaactgatgcctctgattatggtgttggcgaagaatattgaatataccatggactgccagaagaatgagcaaatctgttttgggagatggattgccacagtagctacaccaatgggctcaaacatagcgaggattgtgaggatggtgcaggactgggtggtgtttccttctgttgtacacagggtcgctgtgagtcagaactgacttgactgcacctaacaacaatgcaacATGTCCCACATATTGCATAGGACGgatactaaaaaattattcatggtttatctgaaattcaaacttGACTGGGCTTCCTTGATttgtatttgctaaatctggtgAGGCTAGTCAATGAGTTACAGGATTCATTTTACAGAAATCCACACTGCAGGTAATCTCCATGGAGGTACCTTTAAAGGGAAGGAGCTCTTAagtctctttcacacacacacaaccacacacacaccagaccACAAAACTCAGGTTATAATTCATCTTTTATTATGATTCACATTAGTTTGAGGACCTTCAGGTCAAACTTAGGTTTGCAGTTACAGCCCCCGTTGGCTAGTTttatttgtttagcagccaaggccTCCTGTATGGTAATGGTCTTGGATTTGACCTGAAGCGTTAGAAGCCACGTCTCTTGTAGTATTTCGCTCGTGCAAGGACATCATTGCAGAAGTCGCAGCTCAGGTCCTGGCTACTTCTGACATAGCCAACACCTCCATCGTAGGAACAGAGTTCACCTGAAACAACAGTGATTGTTAACACTGACTAATGGCTCCTCGCTATTTTAGGGTGTTCAGCCGTCAACTTGCATAGTCTTTCCTGATTGCCTATCGGGAGGCAACTGTGGTTTATGGAACCTGGTGGAATGTATTAATTTGTCCTTATCAGTCCTGTGCTGTGACACAACTGGCCTGATAGCACTGCACGTACCTCTCAGATGCTGGTCCGGGGTCCAGCTTGGAAACCTCCTCTGGATCTCTTTGATTTTAACAATCAGGACCTCAGTCATCCGGGCAACCTGGGACTCGCTGATCCCAGACGTGGGAGCATGAAGACCAGGGTACTGAAGGGAGGGAGGCGGAAGAGAAGCTAGGTGGGTGAGTAACGTGACATTTTCAtgtcctttctctttttctcatccTCCTTGGGAGGAACCATGCCACCTTCAGTCTCCCTGGGGACAAAGAGTAAAGCTACAGGGTTTGGGTAAAGAAAGAGACCTGCagattggagtctctgggtggtggaaatggttaacacactcggctgctaaccaaaaggtctagaAGGTTCTCTGTGCAGGAATTCTGGATCCAAATGATgcattctgcttctgtctcttcttggtggtagtcaggtccccCTTCCTGCCTCTAGGATTGCTCATTTTAAGACTactaggatggcaaaactgaccaatcccctctttagtgttccatataccttatttgcatggtcccacccccacaagggtccACGCAGCTTATTTgcattagcaagctatccaatctctttggtgggccacaagcacctcacgTGCATAGTCACACTCAGTCATTAGACTATGGCTAAAAaccgaaaacccattgccatcaagccaattccaactcattgctgctctacaggacagaacagaaccatcccatagggttttcaaggagcaactggtggattcaaactgccaaccttttggttagcagccaagctcttaaccactgcaccaccagggctctgtggctCAAAATGAACTAAGGGTTATTAGTGCTGTTTCACCTAAAACaccataaactaaaaaaaaaaagaaaaaaaaaattattagtgcTCTTGTCTTTAAGGCAGAATTGTGGCTCTCAAaactccaaaaacaaacaagcaaaaaacctgttgccatgaagtcagttccaactcatggtgatgccatgagttgcagagcagaactgagcttcgtaaggttttcctggctgtgctgttcatggaagcagatcgccagggcttcctttggcagtgctgctgggtgggttcaaaccaccaagctttaggtGAGTAGTGaaggcaaaccacttgcaccatccaggggcttTTCTCACAGCTCCTGCGAGCACCATGCACTCTGTGCCACAGAATTGTGCCCCAGGGATGTCATCAACCAAAAGATAAATAAGTAGGAGTTGTGCCAGGCAGAGATGACTGGAGAACCGTTACCTGCACCACCCCGACCCCATCGTCCACGTTCCCCACGTCGACCAGAACGTTGCCTCTGCGAGCCTGCCTGCACAAGATGGCCGCTATGAGCGCAGGGTCGACGCAGTACTTCCGGCCAGCAACTCGCATCGCGGGCTGGTATTTCACTAGCTGTGGCATGTCTATTTCAGCCAGCTTTTCAGAAGCACGGActcctaaagcaaatggaaaaaaaaaagtttttttttttcttttcttttcaataaaCACGTCTTTCCTCCTGCGTGTCTGATACAGCTTGCTGTGACTTACTGCCACGGGAGCCAAGGGGGCAGGTACACTCTAAGGACCTAGGGGTAGAGGTCTAGGACTGAGAAGCCCAAGTTTCCACCTCAAGTCCTTAGCGGCAAGTTGTACCCATGAAAaacgtttttaaaaaaaaatccctagtgGCCATTCCCTGACTGGAAGTTATGGCTGTTCCGGGAGCTTGAGGCAGTGTCCCCTGAGGCAGGAGTCCTtgggactgctccacagggctgtgCCCCTCGCCTGGGTCTCCCCAAGACAATTCCACGGGCACGGCGCCACTGGCCCCATCCTGCGCACCCCGGGCAGGATTACACGCAAAACGTGCCCGTCCGTCAGCAACCGTGTGCCCAAGACGTGAGGGAAAAAGGCTCTCAAATCCTTCAATGCGTCTTTGGAGGGCTTCCCTCCACAGATCTGCTTACTCAGAAATCACGCTTAGGGTACTTCGTGAGCTCAAAGCTGCATAAAGTAACAAGAACgctggaaaaaatgaaaatgatactAATTTGCCTGGCTAACCACTTACCTTCTAAACATGGTCTGCGGTTTAAAACCACTCTCGACCGCATTATATCCATCGGCGTTTGCAAAAACACTAAGTACTAGTATCCCCCTTTCAGCAGAGGCTCAGACTTATTCAGAAGGCAGAGCAAGCACTCAAACGAGGGCTTGGATCCCTCACCCCGTGCTCCTTCCACCAGTCCATAGCTTGGGGCCATGGGAGACAGTGGAAGCCACTAGGACATGCTGAGAGGATCAAGACTAGTGGGCAAGTTCAAGGAGGTATGTGGAAGAGGGGAAATCCCATTGAAACCACTCCAGCCAAGAGAAGTGGGCTTTCTAAGAGAActgaggaggaggaggcggcAAGAGTGGGTCAGGAGATTACAACTACCGCAGTAGTTAAGGCCTTGTCCTCTTCCAACACTGCAAGACACCCCAGGGGTTTCAAGGGTCCGGATGTTTCCATAGCATCCCCAATTGCTGCTTTCAGTTAAGTCTGCAAATTGAGAAAATGTCAACATAAGCCATTAAGCTAGAAGAGTTCTGATCATCCCTCTGTCCATGAATGAAGTGGCATTAATAAAAACTAATAATTCAAAAACCATAACAGGAACTTTACAACTGAAACGTCTTTTTGAAATTTACAACATCCTGAGGAAGAAATTCTCACTTCCTGTCCCGCGCAGGGCAGGCGAGTGACAGCTGCAGCAGTTATGACCCTTCACAGAGCTCTGTGAGGCCTTCTGGGCTTCTCGGAATCCAGCCAGCCAGTACTGGTTCCCTGTGAGCTAGTCCTCATCCTGTGTATTATGTGAACGCTAAACACGTGTCCCTCAAATACTTTTAACTTGTTGGTCTGCTGAGAGACTTACGTTTGCTCTGGAGAAAAACGGATAAAGCCGAGTCCTTTCTGGAATAATCACCCAAACCCAGAGTGAAGGCACTGCTCGTAAGCTGGTACCTGGGACTGGCTCCACCTTCTTTGCGGTTCAGTCTAGGTGGGTGCCAAAGGCTGCAAGGGGGTGAGACATGGGAGCGTTTCCTTACACAGGTGGGGCACAGGTGAGGCACAGGTGGGGCACAGGTGAGGCACAGGTGGGGCACAGGACCTACGTGGGGGTCGCTGTTTCCTCgtcttccctttctctctgccccttccatctctctctacctACCACTGAAGTTCCTGTTGTCCCAGAAGAGGGGAAGTGGTGGGACATGCTGTGGGATTCCACAAGGCCACTGAAGTTCAAGAAGGGCCCTCCCTAGTACTTACAACAGTGAAGACAGTATGTGAGCAGGTAACAAGCACCTATGATGTCAGGAAATCATCTCACCACTATAAACTCCTAAGAATTTTTCAGTAGATtactcttttttatttattttattttttgacttcAGTAAATGATAACAAATCTTCGTGATTTTGCAAATCTTTGGAAAATAACTTACTGCCCATCTCCTCATAAAATGACTGCATGCTTACATAAACGCATTTTAAGGTGAAAAGTTCCATTTTCTCACCAAACGATTCATCGAGTTGACATCTGAAAAGACTATTATTTTGGAGTAAATACTTCTACTTTACAAACTTTTGATGAGAAATCTGAGAGAAATGTAGAAGTGAAAATACCTGGTCTTTTATAAGcatactaaaaattaaacaagccaacacattcttttctattttttaatgggTACCTATTTatcttgttatttatttttgtgataaaTATTCTTTCTGTGGTAGTTGGTTGTGTTACTCATTGCCTACCTCGGGCACTGTTCCCTAACCACGTTCTATGCTCCATGAAATTCCTTCTATTCCCAATGCTTACTTAGTACCTCATGGGAattttaaaacacagtaaaacctggagaagccagaacctgtgtgaggtggaaatctgtcagagaaggaaaactcaaatttattttccactgaaacaagtgatagaaaagtggtaagactgaccctgtcaaaggcggaaaacttgtgagacccagaaaaacaaggcagtcgcGCCGAGTTCCGACTCTCACAGGTTTCGCTGTATTTGTTGTATAAATGGGGCAATAAACGAATGAATAAAAGATCCTATCTAAGAAATTTTTAGAATTTAGAGCCAGGAAAAATTTTCCCTCTCTTGAGAAACAAAACTCCCTCTTTTTATTTCTCACGAGACACATAGTTTCCCTTCTGTCCCAGCTTCAAGGAGGCTTACATCCAAATCTAAAGTTTGATCACAGCCACTATGTCAGCCTCAATGGTTTGCTTACTCACAGCTCCTCGATTCCTTCGATATTAGGTCTCTGTCTTGGTTACATTAGTCTGATTATGATAAACCATCTCTGTATCTTCTGTGGAAATATATGGTGGACAAATACTTTCAATAAATAAGGCAGCAGAAAGTACTTTTGGTGAAAGGGTTTTTATGGCGGAACAATGAGCAATTGTCATTGTATTCTTAGAGTATTCTTAGAGTTGAGCCTCAAGCAGGCTTTTTAAGGCCCTTACATTCTGGAGGAGTGCCCCCCTCCCCGTTTTGTGGGGCAATGGGGAAAACGTTACTTGTCGTGGCTGTCACCAACTCCAGGACTTGCTGGACCCCTTCGGAGGAAAACATCACCTTCTGCTGCCGTTCCAAGCACCAGAAGGACCATTAGGTCCCTGTGCTTATCCTCTCCATCTCCAAGGTCATttggaaaaaatgaaacactCACCAGTGAGGGCTACGAGGCCCAGGAGCAGCCACCACGCAGGCATACTGGTGGCTGGGCTCTGCAGGTCCTgcaatgattttaaaataaattagctTGCAGATTTGAAAACGTCAATAGTTGTCATAACAATGTATACTGTttctatggaaaggaaagaaaaaaaaaagagagagagaaggaacacATTTTCCCCTGTCTGAACTGAGAAATTATTTGGATCATAATGAAAAAGCAAAAATAGGATACGTGCGCCAAGCATGCTTTCAGTTAGCTTAAAAATGACCAACTCCTGCTTGGCCCACAGGGACTTGGGGTACCACCACGTTGTTAGCTGCCTTGGAGTCAGTCCCGACTCGTATGACCCCATGCGTGAACgggtcagactgttgtgatccatagggttttcactggctggttttcagaagcagattgccaagcctttcttcctagtccttgtTGGTTTGGAAGTGCTGCTGAAACCCGTTCCCACACGAGTCTCcatggacagacaggtggtggctgcgtgtAAGGTGCTTTGGCCgagaattgaacctgggtttcctgcatggaaggtgagaattctaccactgaaccaccaatgcccccaccATCAAGCTACTGGATaccaattattttaaaaagagaaggaggcggggccaagatggctgactaggtagaagctacctcagatccctcttgcaacaaagactccaaaaaacaagtgaatcaatcacatgcaTTACAatatacgaaccctgaccatcagacacagatctaaagagttgacctgagtgacagagactgagaacgaacaaccacagggaagcagcaactgttttcagagcctggagccagagccccagtcagaaaaccttggcactgggctttggactgggtgcaggggagctgagcacggtatcctgagacagcgcaaacacgggacacagccctagcacccagaagtgacctcaggggaagcccaggcagtgcatgcaggcagcgcagtgacatggctgacaggaggagaagtcactgggaggcagcgactggttttggagcatggagtgcagcgtcccagccggggaaccttggagctgggctttggactgggagtggaggaactgaccacagcttctgagacagcacaagcacaagacacgggcctgaccctcaggggcgatctctacccagccagcacacacaggcttcacaccccttgggaatctcagataaaacagtcatcccaagcaagataagtaactttgtctatattccagggtgctactctctcctatttatctgaaccctcccctccccttcccagacggtttcattaacattggaatttcctgagccagagagtgaagtgcactgcgggttttttgttttttgtttttttttggtcttttcctaacccattctcctggcctgggagaagcagctacaaaaaacccaggggccaaaaatccttccctaattggactaaaagcacagaaccagctccagccaaacatatgtgatccacagtcttgggctttcatccctacagggaacaaggtggctattataatgcaaaggaaattttgatagggatctgactgtaattgtttttgctgattactggaaagacaagtttcccaggtctgatatctctgcgtattcagcagagccctcactgacccacaacagagaactgagggctgaagctctccccagaccacctagcctcctgccttcaGGGTCTAAGGAggatgacacctaccaatctgtagaggtacttgcattgggggcctaaggtacagctgcagagctcacccaccaaaatgctttaggaatagagacacacctacctcactggcacttgggggaagcctgtcagcatcctgcccccaccccccggagcgtgaaaccctgctgctagtagaatctggtacacacagctatcaccactgcttctctaggtggataggtgacagtctgcaccacacacttgatgacccaaatcagattctactcaagaatagtaaatggactcttaggcttatatatctggtaagagcccaaaccaactggtaataggacataagtgattcaagggctacaacaatcaagacagcgcaatctagtagcctatctacgtatattgaaagaaaacaaagcaagataagactcagtgagcaaatatagaataaatcaccaaaatatcttagagatggctcagagacagcagtcgatatcaaaccacataaagaagcagatcatgattgcttctacaactccccaaactaaagaatcaaaatcttttccaaatgaagctacaatcctggaattgccagatgcagaatataaaaaactaatttacagaatgcttcaagacatcagggatgatctcagaaatgaaataaggcaatctacagaaaaagccaaggaacacactgataaagcagttgaagaactcaaaaagattattcaggaacatagtagaaaaattaataagctgcaagaatccatagagagacaacattcagaagtccaaaagattaatagtaaaattacagaattagacgacgcaataggaagtcagaggagcagactcgagcaattggaatgcagggtgggggacctagaggacaagggaattgacaccaatatagctgaaaaaaaatcagataaaagaattaaaaaaaaatgaagaaaccctaagaatcatgt
Proteins encoded:
- the LYG1 gene encoding lysozyme g-like protein 1 isoform X1 — translated: MEGAERKGRRGNSDPHVGPVPHLCLTCAPPVPHLCPTCVRKRSHVSPPCSLWHPPRLNRKEGGASPRYQLTSSAFTLGLGDYSRKDSALSVFLQSKHLTESSNWGCYGNIRTLETPGVSCSVGRGQGLNYCGVRASEKLAEIDMPQLVKYQPAMRVAGRKYCVDPALIAAILCRQARRGNVLVDVGNVDDGVGVVQYPGLHAPTSGISESQVARMTEVLIVKIKEIQRRFPSWTPDQHLRGELCSYDGGVGYVRSSQDLSCDFCNDVLARAKYYKRRGF
- the LYG1 gene encoding lysozyme g-like protein 1 isoform X3; translation: MPAWWLLLGLVALTDLTESSNWGCYGNIRTLETPGVSCSVGRGQGLNYCGVRASEKLAEIDMPQLVKYQPAMRVAGRKYCVDPALIAAILCRQARRGNVLVDVGNVDDGVGVVQYPGLHAPTSGISESQVARMTEVLIVKIKEIQRRFPSWTPDQHLRGELCSYDGGVGYVRSSQDLSCDFCNDVLARAKYYKRRGF
- the LYG1 gene encoding lysozyme g-like protein 1 isoform X2, whose product is MEGAERKGRRGNSDPHVGPVPHLCLTCAPPVPHLCPTCVRKRSHVSPPCSLWHPPRLNRKEGGASPRYQLTSSAFTLGLGDYSRKDSALSVFLQSKHLTESSNWGCYGNIRTLETPGVSCSVGRGQGLNYCGVRASEKLAEIDMPQLVKYQPAMRVAGRKYCVDPALIAAILCRQARRGNVLVDVGNVDDGVGVVQGD
- the LYG1 gene encoding lysozyme g-like protein 1 isoform X4; amino-acid sequence: MLTFSQFADLTESSNWGCYGNIRTLETPGVSCSVGRGQGLNYCGVRASEKLAEIDMPQLVKYQPAMRVAGRKYCVDPALIAAILCRQARRGNVLVDVGNVDDGVGVVQYPGLHAPTSGISESQVARMTEVLIVKIKEIQRRFPSWTPDQHLRGELCSYDGGVGYVRSSQDLSCDFCNDVLARAKYYKRRGF